The Zingiber officinale cultivar Zhangliang chromosome 2A, Zo_v1.1, whole genome shotgun sequence genomic sequence CGTTATCTATGATGACAATTTTCATATGCAGTTTACATTCATTGAAGATTTGTGTGTTCACTTTGAACATTCCACTCATAGCGAGTAGCATATTCATCTTCAAGGCATAGCATGCCTTTTGCGAACTCTTGTTTTTGCCTGAAATCTAAGCCATATCTTCGTGATCATACATTTCTCGAGTGTTCCTAGAAATGTTCTGGCTAGATTCTTTTCGACTCAGATGAAAAGTTTATGAGGAAGTTCATTGACAAGTTTTCTCTTATTTCAGGTTGTGTTGGCACTGTCTGCCCTTGCTTCCTTTTCGGAAAGAATGCAGAGTTCCTTGGGTCTGGCACACTGGCAGGGTCATGCATGACCCACTTCATCTTGTGGGGCCTTGTCAACAGCCTCTGTTGTCTCTTCACCGGAGGCCTACTTGCCGGAGTCCCCGGATCGATGGTCGCTTGCTACGCTTGTGGATATCGTAAGACACTCCGCGCGAAATACAATCTGCAGGTAGGTGGTTAGAAATTTATATAGCCAGACTCTATTCAGTGGGACGATCAAGATGAAGAAGACTCAATGGCTGATGTAATTTATAGGAAGCACCCTGCGGCGACTTGCCCACGCATTTGTTCTGCCATCTGTGTGCCCTTTGCCAAGAGTACCGAGAGATTCGCGAGAGGTCGAATGGCTCCTGCCCTACTCTGGCGCTCtcgcctgttgctgctcctccaaCTCAGACTATGGAGAACGATGGGAGGTGATGCCTTAGTCAGAGTGTGAAATACAAGCAAATATCATACTTCACGGTTCTTGAATTGGTTTATCAGTGTTCTTTCATTGTTCATGCTTTTCAGTATGATAACATCAATTGTAGCAGTGTGGTTGTTTCTGTGCTTTGATTGCCATTTTGGTTGTTACACTTTCTTCTCCACTTGATCTCTTCTTTCTCCTGTTTTCTGCTTGAATGCGTCGGCCATTGTTCTTCCTCGCCGACGTCAAACTCCGGCCTTACTCCGCGTTCTTCAGGTGCCGCCTTCTTGATTTAGAAGCTGCCAGTGCCGGTGTGGGTTCTCCGGTCTGTAAGATCCATTTCCTCGCTGCCTCCTCCTTTCTAGTCAGCCATGGAATAGTCGCGGTGCAGGATGTCTTCCGCCGAAGGCTCCGAGGATGGACTTGGCTGCGGATGCCGGGGAGGATTCCTCCCCTTTGGCTCGCGCCTTTGCCGCGATGCAGACCCGCTTCACTTCTGCTTTCGCTGTTGCGTTCGACGTGGAGGGGCGAGATCGCCGGCGGCCTTCCTCGCAGCGGTCGCCGCTTCTTGACGTGGGTTTTTTGGACAAGAGTACACGGGCTGGGTTACGTGGCAATGAAGAGCGAAGGACGCGGGCCAGAGTTTATGTTTCGAATATGCACGTGCTGCACACGTGAATCTTTCTTAGTGAAATTATCGGAAAGACTCCATTGTTATCAAATTTCGCGGCCGTTAGATGGCCATGGTGGGCTGAATGATCGGCCCGACGGGAAAGCGCGGCTCCGATAGATCTACTCGTCGCCGGTCGCCGGTGTTCACTCCATTCTCTACCAAAGGCTTCGGCGTCACAAAGCCCTCCTTCTTCCTTCGAggtcctctctctctctcgccgTTGTGATTTTCATAGGGATTTCTTGATTTTACGTTTGGCTTTCCTTCCGTGCATCATTCACCGTTCGGTTCGTCTTTCCTTTTTCGatgtgtgattttttttttttttttgattcttGGCTACTGGTCTTCTGGATCTGGATGTGTTGTGTGGTGCCAGTATCTAGAAATTTATGGATGATAAGTGATCTTGACTGAAACTGCAGATAGGTGAACCATCGGTGAGCTAACTTCTAGGTTGACGGGAAGAAGACCTCAGCCCTACAATGCCTGCAAGGTTACGAAGGAGGGAGGAAAAGGAACGATATCACATTGCAATATCTTAGTCATATCCAACAGTCACATCGCTCATATTCTGTATTAATATAATTGTCTTGTTCCATGTGCTCTGACACTACGTGCTCTATTTATGAGGGTATTAGCCCACGAAGCATGAGCAGAGCTTAGCAGGGTCTAGGGAGCAAAGCCCTGGGAGTTGGGCGATCTCAGATGATTGAATGGAGCATTGAGTCGGGGGATATGATTCCTTCATCTTCAAGGAGTTGGGGGGAGTTAAGTCCTTGGAGTCAGGATAATTCGATCGGCTGAATGTATTTGGACTGATTGAGCGGGGCACTGTGTTGGGGGAGCTGTGGTTCTGGAGTCGGGAGAATCCAGCCGACTTATTGTATCTGGATTGACTGAGTGGGACACTGAGTCAGGGAGAGCTGAGCTCCTGGAGTCGGGTAGGTATTAAAAAATCCTATAGGATAATCTGATCGGATTAACCCATCTAGACTTTGACATCCACCTCAGTAAGACGATTGACCTTCCAAACCTACAGGGAGGCTTAGATATTTCCTGTATCAGTAAAATTTCCCATTAGTTTATCAGTTTAATATTTGTAATGTCTTCCCGTTAAGCACTCCTGCGCTTACATGGATCATTGGTTCAAGTTCGTTGCCAGAGTTTTAGGTTTTGAAGACCTGCGATTTCTCTTTGAGCGGTTCTGTTTCATCATTATGCACGATGAATATTTTATGGATTGTTAATAAGAAAGAGTTGTTAGACGATCAGCAGTCTCGTGATGATTGTGCTGGTGGTGATTGTTATGTAGTTCTTGTGTCATGTAAGCACTTGTTTGTCGGTTACATTATTCCTCAACTAAAAATATTGCTGTAATTTTTGGTACAATTTTAGTTGGATTTACTACTTTTACTAGCAGAAGGATACAATAACTCTTTTGGAACACGTTCTGGCATCTTTGTGAATCTGGGAATTTTGTGTTTTGTTGCCTTTTTCTGTATGACTTTTTCATGAAACAGCTCAGCTTTTGCATATATCTAAGTTTTGTGACAAATGGGTATTCAGTGGTGATCATTTTGCATAATGCATCATCAGAATGGACAATATGGTAGACATCAAGTTAAAACAGAGATGAATTATGAGGTGTTATAGACAATAGATTATGATTGTTGTTCCAGAATACCGTGGATGGTCAAGCCACCAGTCAACGTACAATCCGACGTGCGTGCTCTCCGGAGACGTCGGTATAAAGGATGAGGAAGACCTGAAATACACATTAACAGAGGGTTAGACTGGCGCAGGAGAGATCCTGGTAAGCCACTCCGACCCTCAAGTTAGGGTTGCTTGAGCTATGAAGAGTAGAGCAGAAAGAAGAAGTA encodes the following:
- the LOC122043298 gene encoding cell number regulator 5-like, with translation MKGPGSYVPPPYIPLDQEDTDTENTPANGVPYRQSTMQDPTQWSSGICACFDDMQSCCVGTVCPCFLFGKNAEFLGSGTLAGSCMTHFILWGLVNSLCCLFTGGLLAGVPGSMVACYACGYRKTLRAKYNLQEAPCGDLPTHLFCHLCALCQEYREIRERSNGSCPTLALSPVAAPPTQTMENDGR